From one Kwoniella shandongensis chromosome 4, complete sequence genomic stretch:
- a CDS encoding 60S ribosomal protein eL13 codes for MVKHNNQLPKNHFHKDWQRRVKTWFDQPGQKKARRVARSKKALATGAQPLQRLRPAVRCPTQRYNIRIREGRGFTLSELKLAGIRKKEAKGLGISVDHRRRSKSEEGQTLNVDRLKQYKSRLVVFPRKQGKPKAGDATGDDLTAHITRDSLPLPAPYTAEAPRAITSEEKEFNAFTTLRTVRAAQRNEGQRKKRAAEKEAAEKSAK; via the exons ATGGTCAAGCACAACAACCAACTCCCCAAGAACCACTTCCACAAGGACTGGCAGCGACGGGTGAAGACCTGG TTCGACCAGCCCGGACAGAAGAAGGCTCGACGAGTCGCACGATCCAAGAAGGCTCTCGCTACCGGTGCTCAGCCCCTTCAGCGACTCCGACCTGCCGTCCGATGCCCCACCCAGCGATACAACATCCGAATTAGGG AGGGTCGAGGATTCACTCTCTCCGAGCTCAAGCTTGCTGGTATCCGAAAGAAGGAGGCCAAGGGTCTCGGTATCTCCGTTGACCACCGACGACGATCCAAGTCCGAGGAGGGTCAGACCTTGAACGTCGACAGACTCAAGCAGTACAAGTCTAGGTTGGTCGTCTTCCCCAGGAAGCAAGGCAAGCCCAAGGCTGGTGACGCTACT GGTGACGACCTCACCGCCCACATCACCCGAgactctctccctctccccgCTCCTTACACCGCCGAGGCTCCTCGTGCCATCAccagcgaggagaaggagttcaacgccttcaccaccctccgAACTGTCCGAGCTGCTCAGAGGAACGAGggtcagaggaagaagagggctGCCGAGAAGGAGGCCGCCGAAAAGTCTGCCAAGTAA
- a CDS encoding ribosome biogenesis protein NSA2, whose amino-acid sequence MPQNEYMAEHRKRHGRRMDYEEKKRKRTAREAHKASADAQKMFGHKAKLHHAKRHAEKVQMKKTLKAHDERNVKQKDDGAVKEGALPTYLLDREGQKDAKALSSAVKDRRKDRAAKYAVPLPKVRGIAEEEMFKVIKTGKHKGKAWKRMVNKATFVGEGFTRKPVKLERFIRPMGLRMTKANVTHPELKTTFQLPILGVKKNPQSPLYTSLGVLTKGTIVEVNVSELGMVTTGGKVVWSKYAQITNNPENDGCINSVLLV is encoded by the exons ATG CCTCAG AATGAGTACATGGCAGAGCACCGGAAGCGACATGGTCGCCGAATGGATtatgaggagaagaa GCGAAAGCGAACCGCTCGTGAGGCCCACAAGGCATCCGCGGACGCTCAGAAGATGTTCGGACACAAGGCCAAGCTCCATCATGCTAAACGACATGCCGAGAAGGTccagatgaagaagacctTGAAAGCCCACGACGAGAGGAATGTCAAGCAGAAGGACGATGGAGCAGTCAAGGAGGGTGCTTTGCCCACATATCTTTTGGACAGAGAAGGTCAAAAG GACGCCAAAGCTCTTTCATCAGCTGTCAAAGACAGAAGAAAAGACCGTGCTGCGAAATACGCCGTGCCCCTCCCCAAGGTCAGGGGTAtcgcagaagaggagatgttcAAGGTCATCAAGACTGGTAAACACAAGGGCAAGGCTTGGAAGAGAATGGTCAACAAGGCTACGTTTGTTGGAGAGGGTTTCACAAGAAAGCCCGTAAAGCTCGAA CGATTTATTCGACCTATGGGTTTA CGTATGACCAAGGCAAACGTTACACACC CCGAGCTCAAGaccaccttccaactcccCATCCTtggtgtcaagaagaaccCTCAATCACCATTATATACCTCTCTCGGTGTGCTCACGAAAGGTACGATCGTGGAGGTCAATGTCAGCGAGTTGGGTATGGTCACCACAGGAGGAAAGGTCGTCTGGTCCA AATACGCCCAAATCACAAACAACCCCGAGAACGACGGTTGCATCAACTCTGTGCTCTTGGTCTAA
- a CDS encoding elongation factor 1-alpha produces MGKEKGHVNVVVIGHVDSGKSTTTGHLIYKCGGIDKRTIEKFEKEAAELGKSSFKYAWVLDKLKAERERGITIDIALWKFETPKYNVTVIDAPGHRDFIKNMITGTSQADCAILIIATGIGEFEAGISKDGQTREHALLAFTLGVRQLIVACNKMDTCKWSEDRFNEIVKETSGFIKKVGYNPKTVAFVPISGWHGDNMLEESTNMTWYKGWTKEGKSGVVKGKTLLEAIDAIDPPQRPTDKPLRLPLQDVYKIGGIGTVPVGRVETGVIKAGMVVTFAPANVTTEVKSVEMHHEQIPEGLPGDNVGFNVKNVSIKDIRRGNVCSDSKNDPAKEAASFNAQVIVLNHPGQIGAGYTPVLDCHTAHIACKFAELIEKIDRRTGKVMEAAPKFVKSGDAAIVKLVSQKPLCVEAYSDYPPLGRFAVRDMRQTVAVGVIKSVEKSDGKGGKVTKAAEKAGAK; encoded by the exons ATGGGTAAG GAGAAGGGCCACGTTaacgtcgtcgtcatcggtCACGTCGACTCCGGAaagtccaccaccaccggtcACTTGATCTACAAGTGTGGTGGTATCGACAAGCGAACCATCGAGAAGTTCGAGAAGGAGGCTGCCGAGCTCGGTAAAT CTTCCTTCAAGTACGCTTGGGTTCTTGACAAACTTAAGGccgagcgagagcgaggtaTCACCATCGACATTGCTCTTTGGAAGTTCGAGACCCCCAAGTACAACGTCACCGTCATTGACGCCCCTGGTCACCGAGACTTCATCAAGAACATGATTACCGGTACCTCTCAGGCCGATTGTGCCATTCTTATCATTGCCACCGGTATCGGAGAGTTCGAGGCCGGTATCTCCAAGGATGGTCAGACCCGAGAGCACGCTTTGCTCGCCTTCACCCTCGGTGTCAGGCAGCTTATCGTGGCCTGTAACAAGATGGACACCTGTAAGTGGTCCGAGGACCGATTCAACGAAATCGTCAAGGAGACTTCCGGTTTCATCAAGAAG GTCGGTTACAACCCCAAGACCGTCGCTTTCGTTCCTATCTCTGGTTGGCACGGTGACAACATGTTGGAGGAGTCCACCAACATGACCTGGTACAAGGGATGGACCAAGGAGGGCAAGTCCGGTGTCGTCAAGGGTAAGACCCTTCTCGAGGCCATCGACGCTATC gACCCCCCTCAGCGACCCACCGACAAGCCTCTCCGACTTCCTCTCCAGGATGTCTACAAGATCGGTGGTATCGGCACAGTGCCCGTCGGCCGAGTCGAGACCGG TGTCATCAAGGCCGGTATGGTCGTCACCTTCGCCCCTGCCAACGTGACCACCGAAGTCAAGTCCGTCGAGATGCACCACGAGCAGATCCCCGAGGGTCTCCCCGGAGACAACGTCGGTTTCAACGTCAAGAACGTCTCCATCAAGGACATCCGACGAGGAAACGTCTGTTCCGACTCCAAGAACGACCCCGCTAAGGAGGCCGCCTCTTTCAACGCCCAGGTCATTGTT cTTAACCACCCTGGTCAGATCGGTGCCGGTTACACGCCCGTTCTTGATTGCCACACT GCCCACATTGCCTGTAAATTCGCCGAGctcatcgagaagatcgaccgACGAACCGGTAAGGTTATGG AGGCTGCTCCTAAGTTCGTCAAGTCTGGTGACGCCGCCATCGTCAAGCTTGTGTCCCAAAAA CCCCTTTGTGTCGAGGCCTACTCGGACTACCCCCCTCTCGGTCGATTCGCCGTCCGAGACATGCGACAGACCGTCGCCGTCGGTGTCATCAAGTCCGTCGAG AAATCCGACGGTAAGGGTGGAAAGGTCACCAAGGCTGCGGAGAAAGCTGGTGCTAAGTAA